From the genome of Miscanthus floridulus cultivar M001 chromosome 10, ASM1932011v1, whole genome shotgun sequence, one region includes:
- the LOC136485083 gene encoding uncharacterized protein isoform X2, whose translation MPSLVEAVVKINFSDDSYCGGCGDEECYSCYPVHGDTVDTVVLQGLSEAQSLVLMSDIRACIFRKDLKCCPIFSNLKNLSLNEYWCMPDFRWLRWILEHSPILEKLTLQLFCKESKSKVEMIGSPDTMERTNAISEHLKIVEVKCEVVDEKMLNVLKFLSKLSICWFRFQF comes from the exons ATGCCCTCCTTGGTTGAGGCTGTTGTTAAAATCAATTTTTCTGATGACTCTTATTGTGGGGGTTGTGGGGATGAGGAATGCTATTCTTGTTATCCAGTACATGGTGATACTGTTGACACTGTGGTTCTCCAAGGTTTATCAGAAGCTCAGAGTTTGGTGCTGATGTCTGATATTAGAGCG TGTATATTCAGAAAGGACTTGAAATGTTGCCCCATATTTAGTAACTTGAAGAATCTGTCACTCAATGAATACTGGTGTATGCCTGACTTCAGATGGCTAAGATGGATTCTAGAACATTCACCTATTTTAGAGAAGCTCACTCTTCAACTATTTTGCAAG GAATCCAAAAGTAAAGTGGAAATGATAGGAAGCCCTGATACAATGGAGAGAACAAATGCAATATCAGAGCATCTTAAAATTGTGGAAGTTAAATGTGAAGTGGTCGATGAAAAAATGCTGAATGTTTTGAAGTTTCTCAGTAAACTTAGCATAT GTTGGTTCAGGTTTCAGTTTTGA
- the LOC136485083 gene encoding uncharacterized protein isoform X1: MPSLVEAVVKINFSDDSYCGGCGDEECYSCYPVHGDTVDTVVLQGLSEAQSLVLMSDIRAVYSSLECIFRKDLKCCPIFSNLKNLSLNEYWCMPDFRWLRWILEHSPILEKLTLQLFCKESKSKVEMIGSPDTMERTNAISEHLKIVEVKCEVVDEKMLNVLKFLSKLSICWFRFQF, translated from the exons ATGCCCTCCTTGGTTGAGGCTGTTGTTAAAATCAATTTTTCTGATGACTCTTATTGTGGGGGTTGTGGGGATGAGGAATGCTATTCTTGTTATCCAGTACATGGTGATACTGTTGACACTGTGGTTCTCCAAGGTTTATCAGAAGCTCAGAGTTTGGTGCTGATGTCTGATATTAGAGCG GTTTATTCATCTTTGGAGTGTATATTCAGAAAGGACTTGAAATGTTGCCCCATATTTAGTAACTTGAAGAATCTGTCACTCAATGAATACTGGTGTATGCCTGACTTCAGATGGCTAAGATGGATTCTAGAACATTCACCTATTTTAGAGAAGCTCACTCTTCAACTATTTTGCAAG GAATCCAAAAGTAAAGTGGAAATGATAGGAAGCCCTGATACAATGGAGAGAACAAATGCAATATCAGAGCATCTTAAAATTGTGGAAGTTAAATGTGAAGTGGTCGATGAAAAAATGCTGAATGTTTTGAAGTTTCTCAGTAAACTTAGCATAT GTTGGTTCAGGTTTCAGTTTTGA